The Henckelia pumila isolate YLH828 chromosome 2, ASM3356847v2, whole genome shotgun sequence genome includes a window with the following:
- the LOC140883691 gene encoding probable carboxylesterase 12 — MFSGKNSTLLLLLITCSIHLLLQITPSFAANDPILYDIYPFIRVYRNGTIQRFIGQGFLPASTDPRTGVQSKDITIAKDLNISARIYLPKNANPAHKIPLLIYYHGGGFFTESAFSPNYHHHLNALVARANVIAVSVNYRLAPENPLPIAFQDSWLALKWVFRHAGGNGGEPWLTEYADFGRVYLGGDSAGGTLAHHMAIRVGLEGSDPGVKINGMFLNCPYFWGKRLVGNENADANARKVFEALWLHAYPNTTGLDDPLVNPGMDPGLKKLGCKRVLVYVAGNDGLRFRGFYYMEVLKKSGWNGIVKVVEVQGENHVFSVIDPTTPKAIAMFKVLAFFLNQ, encoded by the coding sequence ATGTTTTCTGGTAAGAATTCCACTCTCCTCTTACTGTTAATCACCTGCAGCATTCATTTACTACTGCAAATTACCCCGTCATTTGCTGCAAATGATCCAATCCTATACGACATTTATCCCTTCATACGAGTGTACAGAAATGGTACCATTCAGAGATTCATCGGACAAGGTTTTCTCCCTGCCTCCACCGATCCAAGAACCGGGGTTCAATCCAAAGACATAACCATTGCCAAAGACCTCAATATCTCCGCCAGAATTTACCTCCCCAAAAATGCTAATCCAGCCCACAAAATCCCACTTCTGATATACTACCACGGCGGCGGGTTCTTCACCGAATCCGCCTTCTCTCCGAACTACCACCACCATCTGAACGCACTCGTGGCGAGAGCCAACGTAATCGCCGTATCAGTTAATTACAGATTAGCCCCGGAGAACCCTCTCCCCATTGCTTTTCAAGATTCATGGCTAGCGCTGAAATGGGTCTTTCGTCACGCCGGCGGGAACGGTGGCGAGCCGTGGCTGACGGAGTACGCCGATTTCGGGCGCGTGTATTTAGGCGGAGACAGCGCGGGTGGCACCCTTGCACACCACATGgcgatccgggtcgggttggaGGGATCGGATCCTGGGGTGAAAATCAACGGGATGTTTCTGAATTGTCCATATTTCTGGGGGAAGAGGCTGGTGGGGAATGAAAATGCGGATGCCAATGCAAGAAAGGTATTCGAAGCACTGTGGTTACATGCGTACCCGAACACCACGGGGCTGGATGACCCGTTGGTGAATCCGGGTATGGATCCGGGTCTGAAGAAGCTTGGGTGCAAAAGGGTTTTGGTTTATGTAGCTGGAAATGATGGGCTGAGGTTTAGGGGTTTTTATTACATGGAAGTATTGAAGAAGAGTGGGTGGAATGGGATAGTTAAGGTTGTGGAGGTCCAAGGGGAAAATCATGTGTTCAGTGTGATAGATCCAACCACCCCTAAAGCCATTGCAATGTTCAAAGTTTTGGCTTTTTTCCTCAATCAGTGA
- the LOC140883404 gene encoding probable carboxylesterase 12, with translation MAAANSDEILHDFFPLLRHYKDGRVERLLGNGFVPPSLDPVTGVQSKDVEISPQINLSARLYLPKNASPAAKLPLLLYFHGGGFVIESAFSELYQNHLNHLVAEANVVAVSLNYRLAPEHPLPIAFEDSWQALEWIAAQFTEEGQDQEEWIKDHADMNRVYLGGDSAGGTLTHHVALRAGIDRDKLKAAGDNYGITLRGAFLNCPFFWGEVSLGDHEVTHPLFPKSFLDALWNYASPNSSKGCDDPLINPGTDPRIASLGCKRVLVYVAETDVLRGRGLHYKEILEKNGWDGEIEVVDVEGEVHVFSVFAPTSDNGLAMIKKVASFINKDE, from the coding sequence ATGGCTGCAGCAAACTCAGACGAGATTCTTCACGATTTCTTCCCCTTACTCAGACACTACAAAGATGGCCGAGTTGAAAGATTACTCGGCAACGGTTTCGTGCCCCCATCACTCGATCCCGTGACCGGCGTTCAGTCCAAAGACGTCGAAATTTCACCGCAAATCAACCTCTCCGCCCGGCTCTACCTTCCCAAGAACGCCTCCCCCGCCGCCAAACTTCCCCTCCTCCTGTATTTTCACGGCGGCGGCTTCGTGATCGAATCCGCCTTCTCTGAACTGTACCAGAATCACCTGAATCACTTGGTTGCCGAAGCCAACGTCGTCGCCGTTTCGTTGAACTACAGGCTGGCCCCGGAGCACCCTCTCCCGATCGCTTTCGAAGATTCTTGGCAAGCCCTCGAATGGATCGCCGCTCAGTTCACAGAGGAGGGGCAAGATCAAGAAGAATGGATCAAAGATCACGCAGATATGAATCGTGTGTACTTGGGAGGGGACAGTGCCGGAGGAACTCTCACACACCACGTGGCCTTACGTGCGGGGATCGATCGTGATAAGTTGAAAGCTGCAGGTGACAATTATGGCATCACTCTACGCGGGGCATTTCTGAATTGCCCCTTCTTTTGGGGCGAGGTTTCCTTGGGAGATCATGAAGTGACTCATCCCCTGTTTCCCAAGAGTTTTCTGGATGCGCTTTGGAACTACGCCAGCCCGAATAGCTCGAAAGGGTGCGACGACCCGTTGATTAATCCGGGGACGGATCCAAGAATTGCGAGTTTGGGGTGCAAAAGAGTGCTGGTTTATGTGGCGGAGACGGATGTGTTGAGGGGAAGAGGGTTGCATTACAAGGAGATATTGGAGAAGAATGGTTGGGATGGAGAGATTGAGGTTGTGGATGTTGAAGGGGAGGTTCATGTGTTCAGTGTATTTGCTCCTACTAGTGACAATGGTTTGGCTATGATCAAAAAAGTTGCTTCTTTTATCAATAAGGATGAATAG